cacacaacacctagccaaCCTTCACAGCTCCGACTCAAGAGGAATGTCCGttttcgcgacccagcggaatgcATCGAAAACAAAGCATAGATGAGCAGGTCACATTATGACAACAATTGACGATATGTGGaccaaaagaacgctagagatgctaaacgccctcaaGGGAGGCCGCCATCGGGATAGGGTGATGGGTTCGCTGCACCGATGGActagctgagagctcagctggatatcCCTAAAACACCTCGTCAACGTGGCTCGCGAAAGTTGAGAACATCTTAAATAACAACGGCGAGGAAACGAAACGTGTGGAAAAGATGCTttggcccgcacgtccagtgaagaccgGCCATcgaagtatctaagtaagtatctaaCTTTTGGCCACACACTGTTCTGCACACCATTGGTGGATAATGACCTTTGTGCGAAAATTTGCAACACAGATACACAGTGCTAGTTGATACACTTCTATTTTGAAGTACTCACTTTATTGCTTAGCAGaatgaacgtccggctaaagccggactttattttttttgcgatgttttttttgccttcactcatcaataaaaattgatgGTGGCTTTTTCCGTAAGatttaatttgtatttttgaacAATGCTTTCCTCTTTCTTATTGTGTCAAAATTTGAGCATTGATGAAAGATTTCGCAGTTCCTGAACGCTCCATTTCTTTACTTGGCGAATATTCACACTTGATGTGACAGCGGCACTCGAATGCTATGCAGTTAGCCTTCCTAGACTTCatagccgctttcgactcttctTACCGAGGCTGTCTTTTCGACGCCCTTTGCGCCGATTGTATTCCGGTAAAGTTCATTCGTGTAATCGAGGACATGAATGAAGACAAACCGCTGCGGTTCGAACAGCAGCTGTATCTGCTTCATCGCTCGATGTGGGAGTAAGACAAGGAGTGGTTCAGCTCTGGGAAGTGGAAGTAAGACAAGGAGCCCttcttgttcaactttgcaGTCGTTAATATCATGCAAAGAACAGCTGAGTAGTTTTCCAAGGACGTTTCATTTTGGCAGGATTTGGACATCCCTTGGTCGCTCTTGAGTACGTCGACGATTTAGTAATAATCGCTTTAAGCTGCACAAAATTGCAACGTGTCGCCGAGTTTGTATCGAAATACGAAATGCATACGAACTGCGAATCCGCCCTGATAAAAGCAAGCAGATATAAGTCTCCCTCaaagggtggacggacaacctatTGAACTCGCGAATGAGTTCAGTTATTAGTTTTAGTCTTTTAAATTAGTTATTTGCgttgtatgctgaaaaacgatggcagctacgagagagatgtttagcaaagatgcgctaaggccacttctgtcTTCAGCTCCTTAATgaagtgcctgtggtcgactcaaatcgccaacgaagtcaagctgcgagtctaaaTATCTGCAATTCGCTATGGCAGTGATGATGGAGATGTTCGATTGTATGGAAAATAAGTTGCTTAGACGGATGCTTGGCTGCTTTTCCCCGATGGTGTCCAGTAACGAAGAAATTTAATCAGAAGTGAATATGGTGTACTGGCGAATGACGCGAAGGAAATACCAACATTTTCTCCCACCCTCTGAAGTAGTCGCAGAAAACAGTCCTCGCTTTCTTGGTCACATTATGATGAGATCATCGGATTGCCCAGTCCAGGCTCTCTCGGCCTCCATTTTGGGTCTGCGAGCATTGAACATGCTCGCAGACCCAAAATGGAGGCCACCCGTACGTAGAAGGAAGTTCTAGGCGCGAGTGGTGAAGGAAGACCTTAAGAAACTTGGAATCGAGAGGCTGTTCAGATGAGACATAGAGTTGCGCGGAATATGGAACAACGACGGATGGATAGATTCTATCGAACAGAtagaagatcgaacaggatggcctcaaatatgttcaaggacgattCACCTCGGCTAAATTACGGAAAAGCCACGTTAGGTCATAACAATCGCCCGCTGATtgagtcaagtaagtcaagtcGTTCGATATCACCACAATtcggaaacattattcgaggTATgtgttttcctcctctttcccCCAACAagtagcacagaatgatgtgctaacatgaaatgacgtgaacccCATCATGGCACTGATGGTAATAATGCTCTATTTCAGAACACGTAAACTGTTAGGTACTGTTTAAGCATCCGATTGCATGCGAGTTTCcgctttctgaagaaaggatgttaccaAACTATGGCAAACGTGCAGGCAGTATGCAGGTGAGTCATTGAGGTGAAATGCAACAAGTGTAGAGGATGTGTATGAAATAGTTCACAACGTATCACTTTTTGCGAAATATAAATGGAGTTATTGCGCAATACTACAGTTACACCAAAACCATTTGCACGCAACTGGACCCGTTCCACCCTATTTTATCGGTGTAGAGCCCAGGCGCAGCAACCCGACGCCATGAGAATCATCCCACtatatagctttctggcgctggcgcaccaatccgccATAGGACCCGTACCACTgctttctgggatttcgtgattgaaattgaaatgactGATACACAtagtgacagaataagcccgttgcTATGTAGCATCATCATGATGCTTCCTACAGTGATCTTTATGATTCAGTTATAGTTTTCTGGATTCAGTTTTACTCCTTCCATGCCAGTCTGATTTCTTCCTCTCAAGATTTCCTTCAGTAGCAATATTTTCTCTATAACATCTAGCTCATTGCTTTTGTGTAGCAGTGTCTTGAAGACCGGCCAGTATGCGCGAATTCTTCAGCATCTGCGTGAAATTTCGCTAGGGATGTCTGAGGAGGTCTAATCGATAGCTAATGGAAAtggtttgttttattttgttctgaatCGTCTGTGTTTGGCAAACTTGATTGTGAAGTTCTCAGTGCAGTCTCATTATGGTTGCTATTTTGTTCGACATTTTGGATTGTTTAGGTCTCTTCCTGGTCCGAATTATAGATTTTGCCTTTTGAACAACGAGTAGTGGACACACGTTTTACTTACACTTATTCTGTCCAGAATGCATCTGCATTCGTCTAGCGGTTAGCATAAATATGAAACCGTTTGCCTCTACAATGGCTATTGGCAGCTGAAATTTCATCTTCACTGTGCTCTATTTCAATAATTAaatctttcttcttgaattcTCTGCCTTCTCTAATCTTCCTGATACTATCCTGTAGAAGAATAATTGCTGACATACAATTTTAGCTCTCTTGGTCTACTGTAGTATGGACAGCGTTTGTTGTGTACTCCGTGTCTCTGgagaataaatttttgagCGCTGATTCGCTCAACACATTTGGAGTTTTGCGGGAATTAGGAgccatttgtttttattggcTGAACTTCCTGAAGTTCCACGAGTGGTAAGAATCAATTGATTTTAGGTTTTTAATGTGACCTGTGTCCTCTTTATTGATGAGCTAGTCTCTTCTGGCCTCAGAGATGTTACACTTTGACGCAGAAGCATTGGCTCCTTTTAGCCGATGTACCAGACTATATGGTGGCGGACAGAGACATATGGTTTTCAATATCCTTTCTGAAGAGGCCAAAATGGAGGTTCAGCGAAATGATTGTTATTAAAAGCAGATAGAAAAAACGCAATGAAGGTAGTCAACTGAGTGGACACAGCGTTATCTCCCGCATTCCTAGACGATACAGGTTATGCCGAGAAGAACTTTAACAGCGAGGAATACCTTATACCACGCCCTTTGGGATGGGAATCGTAGTCTATGATAGATCTGATTATGGCCATAGTTTCTTTGAAGCAATGATACGGATACGGTATTCTTCTACGACAAGTGGAATGACCATTGGTAAAAGAGGGCAGCTTTCGAATGAGGGCTACATTCTACGGATCAAAACTGGAGGCCATGCGCTCATGCATCAGGTGCATCTGTCTGAAATCCgcaaaattccataaaaatttcttctaagaTGAGGTTTTTGGAAGACTCCCGTGAGCCTGTCGTTGCCATTGCTAGGAAAAAGTACGCGGCCACCGGGTTCTCGCACCAGTCCTAGTTCGCATgaagaataacaaaatatcGGTCATGCGTGCCCTTACCCGAAGTTATCTCTGAAGTTCAATCGTTCTTCGCCACAAAAACTGATTCTATGTGGGTACAGCGTGCGTCACTCAAGTGCGGCAGGTGGCATTAGGAGTGCAGCCACAAGTTACACGGTTTTTATAGTGATAGTATCGAGAGAGTTCTTATTCATAAAGATTGAGCTCCCACGACCTTTGCAGTTCAGGGTCCATAAAGAATTATCATATATGAATAGATGCTGCGTACAGACACTCAAAAGTTCAACAATGTTCAGGTATGTTTGTGAATTAAATACGGTGAAAAGCTTAACTGCTACCAGCTGTCGACCTCAAACAGTTCCCTTCACTCTCTTCCCTAAGTAGTCCTAGAAGGGCTTAGTGTTTTCTTCTCGACTTTTCGGAGCgggttattttcttctttggctTTGTTTTATATGCCGACTTGGGATATCATCACCCACATAAATCCATGAATAAATGGGTGGTTAAGTTAAAAGTTTATTGTCGCAAACAGATGACCACACGGTACCAACGAGGGCGAAGTGATGTTCTTACGTCACACCCATAAACTACTTCAGTCGCAGTGAGGTCACGATAAGTGACTACCTTCGCTAAGACGATACGGCGTCGAGAGGAGAGGCAGGAAACAAGCATACAAGGCGTACTGAGTACACAAACAATTTGATCTTCAATCATGTTTTATCGCTATGGTTTTGGcttcctccttttctttgGCGGTAGGTTCTAGTGGCGTGGTGACAGGACGGTTGTAGATGTTGTTGTTGACGGTGAGGTTGTTCGGGGTGGCTTTGGTTGGCGATGGCTTTGGCTGGCGGTGACTTTGGTTGGTGACGTTGTTGTTAGGCGCTGATGGCGTTCAATTTCTGATTCCTGTACGAGCGTTCGCAGGCGGCTGGGTCCACCTGTTGTAGCAAAGTGAGAAATTGTGGCCTCGGCTACAACGAAATGTTTTATGTGCAGATTCTTCGAGCTTCACGGATGTACCACAGTTTTATTTACATGTTCGCACAATTTTTGACTCATCAAACCGTCCTGTTACCATAAATGTCAAATCTTTGGCAACAGCTACTCCTGATTGTAGCTAAGACTCTTCCCCGATCTGCTCAATTTCAATCATCAAATCCTCCCTTCGGACTTCATTCTACAATTCTTAGACTCGCCTTTGACTTCTCTTTACAAATTTGGAAGCTTTTCCTCGCTTCTTTTATTCGCCTTACGCTGCATTGTAGGGCTGTAGCTGAACAGCAACTCTGATAAAATCCCACATCTATTATTGGATATTCTCCCTGTTCAGTTTATTCCCTGTAGCTGGATACTAAAAATTTCAGTGTCGTTGCGCTAAGAACTACTGGTGCTTTGTGTCACAGACATAACCACAGAGTATTAAAATAGGAGATCAGAGTTTAGTTGCATTCATGTAGAGATGACAAGTTTAAGCAAAGAGCGTTTGAATACAAGCAATCTGTAAGAGTTGCATGCTAGAAGAGATGGTGAGCTTAGACAAAGGAGCGGTTGCAATCGAATATAAGCAGTCTGTGAGAGCATTTTCCTCCAGTTTCACAGCATTCTCTCATTTCACTATTCGTTTAGttgaaaattgttgttgtGCTATAATTTTACattgaaaggataaaggataaagtcactggcttATTAATCCACtggggatgcgccaacgcgttttgctgcaactcgtaatcgttgaggttttggacgGCGTCTGAGCATATACAATGACTCTCAGAGGtcagccgataatcaagtcaggctttttatccttccagacagatctggcaccaatttatcgatctagaagggatgaaagactttgtTTGCGCCAGGACGGCTTCGAACCATGCGGCTACTACgaatctctaaccgactgtgcCACATCCGCCCAATTTTACATAAATGTAGAcacaatataatgtagacacaatttggaagtattactcgaaatatgtGTTTTGCTCCTGTTTCCCCCAAAAGTtaccaaagaatgatgttttagcaaAAAATGACGTAGaggacatcatcctactgataaagacaaCGTTCTACTTCAAATCATGTAAACttttcgctactatttaagcagccgtttacATGCGTGTTTCTACTTTCTGAGGGggcatgttaccaacttgtggcaaacgtgcaaggaattAGACTGACGAAGGAGTCATAagggtgaaaagcaacgcgcccaaTGGCCGCAGCTATGAGACGTCCCATTTAGCACTTGCGACATgcacctccacaacggtttaccgcctcatagtggcgtggaggtgacactgggcgtccatctgcgatgcacagcggaggttcgtcctccggcaggatCTCCCAGGCTGAGaaagagttcgacacatccgacattccgacttctcggaatcggaagcctagctaagagtaaaccactgctaagattcaccaccgtcttggcaaaatgtcgcaaggtggttccctgatccatataggttgggcgacaacctgtggtgaaagctaagctcgccgtggcatggctgcttagtttggggaaaagtctctttgccactccagcatattcactgcctcagtaccctgcacactgggcactgccgtctcagacgtcggacggtatggcgaccggtgagaggcgatcaaatctcaggttgctcaggacgtcattgattttggaccaaggcgacacacgcacgactcgccatggagactgtctcagactgtgtacttacaacgcgagaacagtttccacagacgctgacctgcatgcccttctcggagttgcagagcgtatcaaatttcacgtgattgctctgcaggagaccaagtgcagaaggagcgacgtacgacagatgaatgacggtacactcgtcattcgtggagagaaggttccgtcgcgaaatggaggcggtgttggttttgttgtgcacccatctgtcgtccatctcgtcgattctcacgagatcctgtcacctcgtctggccattcttcgcctccgccctctgcgccaaaaatccatcagtatcatcaactgctattcaccaacatcagcagctgaagattccgaattggacgcgttttacgaggagctggaggaagtagtccgcaacgagaaatccttttacaaattcgttgtcggagacttcaacgcaaaactaagaaaggccacagaagaggaatacaggattggaagatttggacaaggggaccggaatgaaaatggcaatcgtctcgccgggctgttgtccgccgctcgcctctttcatgggaactcttttcatgaaaaaagatcatcgtcggtggacatgggaatcgcccaatggcgcgactcgtgcggagatcgaccacatactcaccaaccggaggtggtgtctacttgacatctcagtagtaccatcctcttgtagtggttctgatcaccgtctccttcgtacgaaaatacgacttagccacacgatggaaaagaacatctgctatcggcaacgaaggagaaaagaagtcgtctacgacgattgcgtactcgaggactccttgtcccaaggtgactggcacattgaggaggacccaaacgtggactacgagatgctgctcagaggattacgagcctgcgttgaacgtgcctcgaatcCGAAGCACactgagcggttagtagcaaacactagctgcagaaaagcgttgcaggaggatcttttgaagtacaggcagaagaaaattctagaagcagcacaaagaagaacgagtctaaagaagtgccgcagggatctccgcgaatataatattccgctagcaaccttgctgagcgaagacgggactcgcacatctactcgtcgtgagatggaaatcattacggagaggttctactcgaaccttttccgttcatcaactcctgtgtcaagcccaatcatccccactggcgaagctccaccacggattctcccttccggagtacgagtcgctatcaagagcatgaaacctggcacagcccccggacctgattttatatcagcagattttcttcgggctggtggccatccgcttcatgtaatcttagcagcgcacatgacatcctatcttcagaaagaaaggatcccagaccagtggaagacctcgccaACCGTTCTTTTCCATatgaaaggtgaccgagaggaccttcgcaactaccgtccgatgtgcttgctgagcgtgttaaaCAAAGCATTCACCAAGATcctcctcacacgcatatctaggacgctggatgaagcccagtctcaagaacaagctggatttcgccaggggttcagctgcttggaccacatccagaccgtgtcgagggtcatagaggtttgccgggaataccgcctgccccttgttctaaccttctcgactatgagaaagcctttgacagcgtagaaacgaatgcaatactgtcagcgctggtcgatcaaggtgtggacgtgtcgtatgtgaggacattagccattgctacgaacgatgcacgactaggatacagcttttccaccgccctctcaccatacccattggaaagggggtacgacaaggcgatactatatcgccgaagctgttcacggctgcattgcaatggataatgaaatcactatcctgggaagaaaggggcataggtgttgatggaagatttctttccaaccttcgtttcgcggacgacatcgttctctttcgacagtaccaatgaagcgaAACGAGTAacattgaacgaagcagggaagagaataggactacgaataaacagaaagaagacacagttcatgaagaacgcccactgcgaggacggaggaatACAACTTGAAgcctcccaaatcgtggaaactccgtcatacgtatacctcggacgttctatgaacatggaaaacgacttgaaggaagaactgaatagaagaatgagagcagcatgggcagcattcgcagccgtcagggaagctacggaccaactgacggaccaagatcttcgtgcccatctgttcgactcgacagtccttccatcgctctgttacgcagcggagacgtgggcagacaccgcggccacgtctaggaagctacttaccaCCCACatagcccttgagagatgtctcctgaagtttaaccggcgcacacaacaccttgccggtcttcgtaactccgacttaagaggaatgtcccgtcttcgcgacccagcggaatatgtatcgaaagcaaaacatagatgggccggtcacatcatgagaagaatcgacgatagatggactaaaagaacgctagagtggatcccaagggacgctaaacgcccccaagggagaccgccaacgagatggggtgacgtgttcgctgcacggatggaccagctgagagctcagctggatacggctcaaggacctcgtcaacgtcactcacgaagcttgagaacatcttggatgacaatggcgagggaacgaaacgagtggaagagatgctggggcccgcacgtccagtgaagacaggccatctaagtatctaagtaggTATTTGGATGCTGCGGGACCCCTCTCACCTCATGTTGTAACTATTAGGCGCCTTCCCACCATTTCAACGCCGCGAGACCCCTCGCTACCCATTTTAttgctatctgacgccggagTCCGagacatatatatatattttttttttgaaggagagggggggggggcggcGGGGGGCCGGGGGTGTGTGGGGAGGGGCGAGAGGAGGGGCGGGTGGGGGCGGCGCCGGGGGGGGGGATATTTGGTAATTGTATCTGTGCCTTACGTTGATGATATTTTGTAGAATgcatggggggggggggggagcgGGATTATTAAGATACTTTGtgagagcttgtagatgacggacagtaagcagattggataGTTGCATGTATGTGATTCTTATATACAGCCCGGCGGGGGGGgggcggggggggggggggggggaagggggAGTCGGGGGGGGGGTATGTATTCTCTTGTCCccggatatatatatatatatatatatatatatatattatatagcatgatcatgatgttGACTGTTGTTTACTTGATTCTTGCATCTACATTTTTGCCTTACGTGTGGTGCTATACTTTATTCTGCAGCTTATTCAATTATGTATTTCGCATGTTTCTACTCGtttatacttcttttttatcttaatAAGTTCAATTACCGAGGCTTATCTCCGACGCAAAATCCACTGAACCCACCATGAACACATGTTATGGAAATGCAGTaccatttctttgtttttgtaagtGCGGTGTCATACCCCTTGTTTGACCTACTATATCTTTGACAGAGGTCTGACCAGTTGTTTCTTGACAGTGATCTGCGTTCCAATTACGTtactaattaaaaaattaatttaaattactACTACTTTTTGTCCAATTTGATTGGGATGACTCCGATGCGATTGATGGTCTTTAATT
The Necator americanus strain Aroian chromosome I, whole genome shotgun sequence genome window above contains:
- a CDS encoding hypothetical protein (NECATOR_CHRI.G1615.T1) → MATGERRSNLRLLRTSLILDQGDTRTTRHGDCLRLCTYNARTVSTDADLHALLGVAERIKFHVIALQETKCRRSDVRQMNDGTLVIRGEKVPSRNGGGVGFVVHPSVVHLVDSHEILSPRLAILRLRPLRQKSISIINCYSPTSAAEDSELDAFYEELEEVVRNEKSFYKFVVGDFNAKLRKATEEEYRIGRFGQGDRNENGNRLAGLLSAARLFHGNSFHEKRSSSVDMGIAQWRDSCGDRPHTHQPEVVST
- a CDS encoding hypothetical protein (NECATOR_CHRI.G1616.T1) — its product is MEKNICYRQRRRKEVVYDDCVLEDSLSQGDWHIEEDPNVDYEMLLRGLRACVERASNPKHTERLVANTSCRKALQEDLLKYRQKKILEAAQRRTSLKKCRRDLREYNIPLATLLSEDGTRTSTRREMEIITERFYSNLFRSSTPVSSPIIPTGEAPPRILPSGVRVAIKSMKPGTAPGPDFISADFLRAGGHPLHVILAAHMTSYLQKERIPDQWKTSPTVLFHMKGDREDLRNYRPMCLLSVLNKAFTKILLTRISRTLDEAQSQEQAGFRQGFSCLDHIQTVSRVIEVCREYRLPLVLTFSTMRKPLTA
- a CDS encoding hypothetical protein (NECATOR_CHRI.G1617.T1), whose amino-acid sequence is MEDFFPTFVSRTTSFSFDSTNEAKRVTLNEAGKRIGLRINRKKTQFMKNAHCEDGGIQLEASQIVETPSYVYLGRSMNMENDLKEELNRRMRAAWAAFAAVREATDQLTDQDLRAHLFDSTVLPSLCYAAETWADTAATSRKLLTTHIALERCLLKFNRRTQHLAGLRNSDLRGMSRLRDPAEYVSKAKHRWAGHIMRRIDDRWTKRTLEWIPRDAKRPQGRPPTRWGDVFAARMDQLRAQLDTAQGPRQRHSRSLRTSWMTMARERNEWKRCWGPHVQ